The Peribacillus sp. FSL P2-0133 genome has a segment encoding these proteins:
- a CDS encoding DRTGG domain-containing protein codes for MATKHEQILKHIDGLPVGEKISVRQIAKALNVSEGTAYRAIKEAENQGYVSSIERVGTIRIEKKKKENIEKLTFAEVVNIVDGQVLGGKTGLHKTLNKFVIGAMKLDAMMRYTGAGNLLIVGNRTQAHEHALKAGAAVLITGGFDTEEPVKRLADELEMPVISTSYDTFTVATMINRAIYDQLIKKEILLVEDILTPVQETTFLTVGDRVQTWHELNQESGHSRFPVVDDNMKVQGMVTSKDIIGQEELTLIDKVMTKNPMTVGDKMSVASSAHMMVWEGIELIPVVNDSHILKGIVSRQDVLKALQMSQRQPQVGETIDDTITSQLVMTSNRGKGEEVYNYGVTPQMTNYLGTISSGVFTTLVTDSANRALRSYKRGDLVVENMTIYFIKPVQIDSTLEIHPRVLDVGRKFGKVDVEVFNQGKLVGKAMLTCQLLDRS; via the coding sequence TTGGCTACAAAGCATGAACAAATATTAAAACATATCGATGGGCTCCCTGTTGGCGAAAAGATTTCCGTCCGTCAAATTGCGAAAGCATTGAATGTTAGTGAAGGTACGGCATACCGGGCAATTAAAGAGGCGGAGAACCAGGGCTACGTGAGCTCGATTGAGCGGGTAGGCACGATCCGTATTGAGAAAAAGAAAAAAGAGAATATTGAAAAGCTCACTTTCGCAGAAGTAGTCAATATTGTTGACGGACAAGTTCTTGGTGGGAAAACGGGACTTCATAAGACATTAAATAAATTCGTCATCGGGGCGATGAAGCTGGATGCCATGATGAGATATACAGGGGCAGGAAACCTGCTGATCGTCGGGAACCGTACACAGGCCCACGAGCACGCGTTAAAAGCGGGTGCAGCGGTGCTGATCACCGGGGGATTCGATACGGAAGAGCCCGTTAAAAGGTTAGCCGATGAATTGGAGATGCCAGTCATCTCAACGAGTTACGATACGTTTACCGTCGCAACGATGATCAATCGGGCGATCTATGACCAATTGATCAAAAAGGAAATCTTGCTGGTGGAGGATATTTTGACACCCGTACAGGAAACGACCTTTTTGACTGTGGGTGACCGGGTTCAGACTTGGCATGAACTGAATCAGGAATCCGGGCATAGCCGTTTCCCTGTTGTCGATGACAATATGAAGGTTCAAGGAATGGTCACATCAAAAGATATCATCGGACAGGAAGAGCTGACGCTCATTGATAAGGTGATGACGAAAAACCCGATGACCGTAGGCGATAAAATGAGTGTGGCATCTTCTGCACATATGATGGTTTGGGAAGGGATTGAGTTAATCCCGGTCGTGAATGACAGCCATATCCTAAAGGGAATCGTGAGCAGGCAGGATGTGCTGAAGGCACTGCAAATGAGTCAAAGGCAGCCACAGGTCGGCGAAACGATCGACGATACGATTACAAGCCAGCTTGTAATGACTTCGAATCGTGGCAAGGGCGAGGAAGTGTATAACTATGGCGTCACTCCGCAGATGACCAATTACCTTGGGACCATTTCAAGCGGTGTGTTCACGACATTGGTCACCGACTCAGCAAACCGTGCACTTCGAAGCTATAAGCGCGGTGACTTGGTCGTGGAAAACATGACGATCTACTTCATCAAGCCAGTCCAGATCGACAGTACGCTTGAAATCCATCCGCGTGTCCTTGATGTAGGACGTAAATTCGGAAAAGTGGATGTCGAGGTGTTTAACCAAGGCAAACTTGTCGGCAAGGCGATGTTGACTTGCCAATTGCTGGACCGATCATGA
- a CDS encoding metal-dependent hydrolase, protein MKVSFHGHAVVKIETNGKTILIDPFITGNELTDLKVEDVKPDVIILTHGHNDHVGDTVELAKRHDALVIGIAEIADYLGAQGVRTHGMSIGGAFEFDFGKVKLTPAFHGTGFNNGEGQIIYLGMPAGVLLMLEGKTIYHAGDTAVFSDMKLIGERHPIDLAFLPIGDNYTMGPEDAALAAKFLQAKQVVPIHYNTFPVIKQDPDKFIDLLEEGNGLIMEAGDEIEF, encoded by the coding sequence ATGAAAGTATCTTTTCATGGACATGCAGTTGTAAAAATAGAAACGAATGGTAAAACGATTTTAATCGATCCATTCATTACTGGAAACGAATTGACCGATTTGAAGGTAGAAGATGTGAAACCGGATGTGATCATCTTAACACATGGCCATAATGACCACGTCGGTGATACGGTTGAATTGGCCAAAAGGCATGATGCACTTGTCATCGGCATTGCAGAAATTGCCGACTACCTGGGTGCTCAAGGAGTTAGGACCCACGGGATGAGCATCGGCGGAGCTTTCGAGTTCGATTTTGGAAAAGTGAAACTGACGCCAGCTTTCCATGGAACGGGATTCAATAACGGAGAGGGGCAAATCATTTATTTAGGAATGCCTGCTGGCGTATTGCTTATGTTAGAAGGGAAAACGATCTATCACGCAGGGGATACAGCGGTATTTTCCGATATGAAACTGATTGGGGAGAGACATCCGATTGACTTGGCATTCTTGCCAATCGGCGACAATTACACCATGGGGCCTGAAGATGCAGCACTTGCTGCGAAATTCCTTCAAGCCAAACAAGTCGTGCCGATTCATTACAATACTTTCCCTGTCATCAAACAGGATCCTGACAAATTCATCGACTTGCTTGAAGAGGGAAATGGACTGATCATGGAAGCCGGGGATGAAATAGAATTTTAA